The following proteins are co-located in the Solanum pennellii chromosome 8, SPENNV200 genome:
- the LOC107028993 gene encoding putative protein DDB_G0292252 has protein sequence MENMNIKEGNNQHMNVTNSCSGNNNNNNNNNNNNSIGGRDNSSSPTNFQQNQVSMDWTPEEQATLEEGLVKYASETSISRYAKIAIALKNKTVRDVALRCKWTTKKENSRRRKDDANLLKKNKDRKEKLIDPTAVSPPVVMQQPSYAPYAQGVVSNKSEGFASYHATVSMTTQLIHQNARIFEQISANLVAHQIHENTRLLCQARDNIFKILHKLNESSCTLKQMPPLPVKLNEELANTMLPPSTHALG, from the exons AtggaaaatatgaatattaaagAAGGGAATAATCAACATATGAATGTTACAAATTCATGTAGtgggaataataataataataataataataataataataattcaataggTGGAAGAGATAATTCATCTTCACCtacaaattttcaacaaaatcaaGTTTCAATGGATTGGACTCCAGAAGAACAAGCTACTTTGGAGGAAGGCTTGGTAAA ATATGCCTCTGAGACGAGCATATCCCGTTATGCAAAAATAGCAATTGCACTGAAGAACAAGACTGTTCGTGATGTGGCATTACGATGCAAATGGACCACG aaaaaggaaaacagCAGGAGAAGGAAAGATGATGCAAATctattgaagaaaaataaagatagaaag GAAAAATTGATTGACCCTACTGCAGTATCGCCCCCCGTGGTAATGCAGCAGCCTAGTTATGCTCCATACGCTCAAGGAGTGGTTTCAAATAAGAGTGAAGGTTTCGCCTCGTATCATG CCACAGTTAGTATGACTACACAGCTTATTCATCAAAACGCCCGAATCTTTGAACAAATTTCTGCAAATCTTGTTGCACATCAA ATACACGAGAATACTCGACTTTTGTGTCAAGCTCGAGATAATATCTTCAAGATTCTACACAA GTTGAATGAGTCGTCCTGCACGCTGAAGCAGATGCCACCACTCCCAGTTAAGTTAAATGAAGAACTCGCGAACACCATGCTTCCCCCCTCAACTCATGCATTGGGGTGA
- the LOC107028991 gene encoding AUGMIN subunit 2, with protein sequence MMGSDSTWVGRKPMRRLGGMSDALSIAAELGFSVPPPPSQEEIQNLSTTTGENGDDLIRVLKELTAVQRKIADLQVELQGRKEDKNVAHLTHVSEMEKKIETLQRITTILKDVIQNKDRIIARLQQPYSLDCIPVEAEYQKQFSELLMRAASDYGALTASVTDFQWSQNFKEPPTVWGEMLRPIPVALASSTRFFEAMSAMRESIATLHALRVGHSSSLSTTPSNDPSQTTLGDTDCVTPPPWRTESSFDDLAVGNLRRQESEPQEGSEIEKGDSMSHRRLSWPPSVKNI encoded by the exons ATGATGGGAAGCGATTCAACATGGGTAGGAAGAAAACCCATGAGACGACTTGGTGGAATGTCTGATGCTCTCTCTATTGCTGCTGAATTGGGCTTTTCtgttcctcctcctccttctcaG GAGGAGATCCAAAACTTATCCACCACCACTGGCGAAAATGGTGATGATTTGATCAGGGTCTTGAAGGAACTTACTGCTGTTCAAAGGAAGATTGCAGATTTACAAGTGGAACTTCAAGGTCGAAAG GAGGACAAAAATGTTGCTCATCTGACACACGTCAGTGAAATGGAAAAGAAGATTGAAACATTGCAAAGGATTACTACTATTTTGAAGGACGTTATTCAGAACAAG GACCGCATAATTGCTCGCCTTCAACAACCATATTCGTTGGATTGCATTCCCGTTGAAGCTGAATATCAG AAACAATTTTCAGAATTGCTGATGAGGGCTGCCAGTGATTATGGAGCTTTGACGGCCTCCGTAACAGATTTTCAGTGGAGTCAGAATTTTAAAGAGCCACCAACAGTATGGGGG GAAATGCTTCGTCCAATTCCTGTTGCTTTGGCTTCCAGCACCCGATTCTTTGAAGCCATGTCTGCTATGAGAGAGTCAATTGCAACACTGCATGCTTTGAGAGTTGGTCATTCTTCTTCCTTGTCTACAACACCAAGCAACGATCCTTCTCAAACAACACTTGGAGATACTGATTGCGTTACTCCTCCCCCATGGAGAACAGAATCAAGCTTTGATGATTTAGCAGTTGGAAACCTGAGAAGGCAAGAAAGTGAACCTCAAGAAGGTAGTGAAATTGAAAAAGGTGATAGTATGAGCCACAGGAGATTGTCATGGCCTCCTTCAGTTAAAAACATCTGA